The stretch of DNA atttaataatttttcgagactaaaattttgtttggtttACGAGATTGAATAATTTTTGTGTAACTAGAAGTAAGATAAGATAATTTGATTTAGGGAgtcaagaagaaaaataattttgaaattgataaaaatcaatatttatttctcatttatttatttatttctcttctttttacACTTTGCTTAgtccaaaaattttaatttctctttcatttatttatttatctacttttacttatttttttatttgcatatgattttttttttctgtctgtAAAAGATGTAAAAGAGGCAAATGAGAGGAAGTGATATTGCAGAGCAGCTGTGAGTGATTGATTGCAGTACAATTACAGGCTGTGTTTCTGATACTACGCCAATCATATTATTCCGATCTTAACTACTCACAGTAAGTACAACATAAAAATGGtactttttatgaaaataatttcgGTCGAatgttttaatctatttttaatctattatttcaattattattaaataattatatcacattattaaaaaaatattaaaatagataatttaatgatattattttaatcattattaaataattatatcatattattaaaaaaaaattaaaatagataatttaatgatgattgaaataataaaattaaaagttgattagttgaaatatcattgtccaataatctttcttgtttcaactaatatttattatttaattatgaatagtGTCACACGTTAAACGTCATTAACAACTCATCTCAACTAAACTCACATTCTAACAATATTTGCATGCTTATATCGCAATTCTTTTATTCGTAATAACATAAAAGTATGCAATAaacatattcttttaaaattatcataaaaagctcacaaaaaaatgattatatttataaaattaactgctttcaataaaaatatttataacatcgATGAGTTTtgaatatatgataatttaaatagtttaatttgtaatatctgttcaaaataagttaaaaaaatttaaatacaccTTTTAGATTAGTGTATAAActtacttaaattttaaaaatgaaaatttcattAACTAAAAACTTGAAAACTACCCTATCACataatttagatttaaataattaaaaatataaccaaACCATAGATCTAGGGTGAATTCGATTTGAATCCCCATATTTGAGATAAAAATTGGATAAAAGGATGTTTAAAGTATGtgaatattatgtaatattttatatattactctTTAAACATCtaatataaactaaaagaaaCACTATCTTTACTAGCATTTGACACATTGCTTATCATTTATATGCAGCAtctatattcaaattaatatgGATGAATCTCATCATGCAGAATTTGGTGAACTTGGTACATGTGATAAAAAGTTAGTCCTTACAAAATAACATATTGCAGAATAATCTTTTTGTCCGcaaatgtgtttcttttaacAAACAGACCGTTTctcaaataaaattactttcaacataaattagtttttataaattaaaacatgtTCATGTTGATAGTAAAGTAAGATGAACACCACTTTAAGCACTTTATGGATAACTAAAGAACATTACTGTCCAGAAATACCTTATTCTTATTAGCCAGTGTTTCTTATTGTAAACACATGAAAAAATTGGAAGTTTTGCACTAGCATCAtcatcatgtaaaaaaaaaataataaaagttcaacttattttaattttttaccaGAAAGACTGAAAATTGGATAGAACAAAATCATTCTGCTAACTAATCTAGGCCAGTGAACAGTATTATGTTCTTCCCATTTTCCATTTCAAGTATCTTTCAACATTGTCAAGTCCACAGAGTGCCTTCACCACAGGCATGGTAGCAGGGACCTCCAACTGAAATGTTGAATCTTCTCCATCTTGGTTGCTCCATGAAAGAAGCTGTTTCCTTGCTTCTTTCACTGCTGCTCTTGTGGCACAGTGAATTGAAGCTGCTAGAAGTAATGGTGGCTCCCCAGATGCTGcagcaacaaattttcaatatttttcattttagattTTCAAACAGGATTAGGTGAAGCTTTCTCAATCTTATTAGCATTCTAACATAAAAATAAGCTGCAACATGCCTACAAGTTATAACCACAATTTCCCCCCAAACTATTATGCAGAAGAAATTGAATTGATTGTTTCTGTTCCATCATCCACTTCCACCATAGCTTTGATACCGAaccttttttttgtttcctgTTCTAGAAGTATTACTATAACATACATCTCATATTCAAGCCACTACACTAATTAAATAGTTAGTTTAAGCCACAGAAAGTATATAGTTAACAAATATTTCCTCACTTCATCCCAATATTTTGGAATTGATAGATAGAATAAACCTGTTATGAATCAATGGAAGATGATACAAAATTCATGACAAGTGATGTGCACACAAAGATTTTTTGTGACTAAGTCATACCTTTTGAAGAGAGAACTCGATGCTGGTTGTGACCACTGTTGAGGATTTGAACATTAAACTGTAATGGTATAGTGTCTACTGTAGGGATTTTGTAGTTCCAAGTGCCGTCTTGCAACACCAAACCATCAAGATTTGTTTGGTATTCTTCAAGCATGAAATACCCCAATCCCTGGACAAAAGCTCCTTCAATCTGCAGGATGTGTGATTATATAATCAGGAGAATACATATACATAGTTGAATAACTGTACAGTATTTGTAACTTGATAGAGACCATAAACATTCCAAGACCTCCAACTAAAATCTCAAGCTCTTTGGTTGAGTTGGTTCTTAACAAGATGTTTTTAGCTAAGGGAATCAAAGCCTCTTGGTTCTTAACAAGATATCAGAAAGTTATGAGGAGTTGATTCGTGTCTTTTCCATTTCTAATAATTGATGTAATTTATTAGTAAGGAATAGTGTGCCAGTTCTTAGTCTCTCCTTGACCCGCAGAGGGCCTTTATTGGACCTCAAACTATTGTATTGTTTTATTCCTTGATTAGAGTTGAGTCTGCATGACAAAATATGCAGTGAGCTTACCTGTCCTAAATCCACAGCAGGGTTGAGACTCTGTCCACAATCATAAATAATATCTGTTTGCAAAAATCTGGTTTCACCACTCAGAATATCTATTTCCACCTGAGAAATAATTTGcatcatttaaaatatcagtACAAGATAAGTTGTCTCGATTACTTCTATAACATGGCTTATGTGAAAATATGACATTTGTGCTTACATTCAAGAGAAGTAACTATCAGTGAACTTGAAAAATATCAGTTAGATTTGAAATGTGCATAGAAAACCAAAAGTAAAACCAACGTACCTCACTTATTGCAGCACCATAATTAAGGTAGCTCATGGAACTCATGCTGGGTACATAAAATGCAGATGCTGATAAGTTCACAGCTTGCATGTATGCCTGTATTTCAATAAATTGTCAGCAATGTGGCAATTAATATTTATGCTTATGGACTAGGAAAGTAAGAAGAAATTCTCTACACTCAATTCCATTTACACAGTTTACTCCcctaatattttcttaattgaaagGAGTTTATGATCCCATAAAATCTGAGAACACTAGGTACTTACAAGACCATATAATACATCTTATGCACAATTACAAATACCAATATACATTCATtgatgtaaattaaaataaaaaaacatatttctaAACCTCACACCAAACAGTAGTTAAATTCAAGCATAAATAATCTGTCAATGTGGATCATAAAGACAAAAACAGTTAAGATGATCAGAAAGAGAATTCCTTGAGAGGAAAACCTATGAATGTTACAGTAGCTACCTGAAGAATAAGGGTCTCCCAGTTGATAGAGCCCATTTCCTTCTGCAGGTTTTCCTTAAGAGGCTTTAGCCTCTCTACCAAAATATCACAGCAAAGCCTAACTGCTTCACAGCTTGATTCTGATGTAGTGCTCCCAGCAGTGAATCCTCCTTGAATCAAGCTCACAGTATCAGCTTGTATAACCCGTATTTTGTCCAAGAGACCTCCAATTCCATCACATTGAATAGCTCCAAGAGCATATGCAGCCATCTGTTTCACCTTCGTCCAGAGACCCTGACCCACTTCAATTCCTCCAACTTCAACAACGATAGACCCGTCTGAAAAAATACTTACTTTTCCAGGAGTCGGTCTTTGCATCAATTGAATCACAACTGGTACTCGACAGATTCCCCTTTTCTTCCATGTGTTAATCCTGTTAAACTCTTCCACCATTTTGGTTCTCTGGTCATAGTTTGCAGAAACAGCTAACTCATTCCATATTATAGGCAAGGTATAGTCATTAGGTTCACCATGAGAGTACTCATAGAATGACTGAAGACTATTGTATGTGTGAAGATTAATGCTTCTGACGGAGTCTACATCCTTTGAAAGTGTAGCTGCTACATTTTCTATAATAGCTTCAGCAATAAATGATCCCTGCACTTCCCCGGGACCTCTCATAGCAGATCTACTGGGATGGTTTGTTCTGCATACCTTTATATCACAAGCTAGCGTACCCCAATCATACTTTTTTAGTGCACAAACTACATTATGTGGAATTACTGCACTTATATCCACGTATATCCCTGCATTTACCAGAATTTGAAGTTCGAGTGCCGTAATCTTACCATCATTTCTAAATCCTACACTGTATGTTATCTTCATAGGATGCCTTCCTCCAGCCATTATCATATCTGTCTTTCGATTTAGATATATTCTAACTGGGCGCTGTAATTTATGTGCGGCCAGTGCACATGATGTGGCAACCTGCAAGATCCAATTGTTAGTACTATACACAATGCAGACACATAAACTTTTGTATGTAAGAGAAACTTTGAGTGAATTAGTAAGGAAGTGGGGTAGCTactgttaaaaaaataagagagaaaCAGTTGTACATTACTtagaaattttgtaaaaatgagaaCCTGGACCTCAGGCTCAGTGGAAGGAGATTTCCCTGGGTAAGGATACTATACTTCCTATTTGGTAATAAAGATTTCATTGCATCCTTTGTTCTTGGTTACTTAGGAATAAGTTTGGGGGAAGTAGCTATAATTCCTAACAACCAAGCAGTATTTGGACATGAAATTTCCATAGGCCAtagattcaaatttgaaaaaaaccTCTCTGCTTGTGATGGTAAGGCTGCATACAAATAAGCCTTTTTAGTCTTTGGTAGTGAATTTACCCTAATAATTTGTGCAGAAATAAATGATAGAATCCTTGTTTAtcttaaaaacaacaaaaagaacaTATTATGTATATTATGTACATTGCCTATTCAATGAAATACATttaacactccccctccagctaTTGTATATAAATCACACGCACTAAGCTTATTGCAAATATAATCGATTCTAGGACTCTCATATTGATTTGGTGAAGAAATTTGTCAATTGATCATTGGAGTTATAACAAATTGAGTAGTAATGTCTTCAAATAAACCTTTTAACGGATGAAGTGACAATACATTCCAATATGTTTGATCATCTCGTGGAACAGTAgatttgagaaaatataaagGGCAACTTAGTTATCACAAATGAGAGACATTCGAGTAACCTTCCTGAATCTTAGTTCTTTAGGTAAATATTTGAGCTTTTGCATTAGAATCCATAGGTGTGCCAAGGGGCTTggaattcaatgaaaaaatgacaggcataaaataaaaaattatattttcaaaaaattataaatacttaCAGGTATGGCTTTTATGGACTTTCCACCAAAACCACCCCCAACTCTTCTTGTAATTACACGAACATTACTTTCTGGAATGCCTAGGCATCTTGCTATAACAGAATGCGTATTCTCAGGGCATTGGTTTGAAGAGTAAACCGTAATGCAATTATCTTCATCTGGAACAGCAAGTGCAGTTTGTGGCTCCATATAAAAATAGTATTGAGACCCAAGTTTCATCTGtatttcacatattttattCAGCATAACCATTTAAACACTAATTATTCAGGAGCAAACTTCCACATTGCACAggaaacaaaggagataaataaataaattctgaTGTACCTCAGCAGAAACAATCTTGTGATCTGCTTCAGCCATTCCTTTTGATATATCACCAACATGTTTTGGAGAGACAATAGGAGGAACTTCGAAAAAGCTAGATCTTTCAACAGCATCTTCAACGGATAGAATTGGCAGTTCAAGATTTTCAGTATCATAATCAACAACAGCTGAGTTTGCAGCCATATCTGCAACTTTCTGGGTATCTGCAACCTAAAGAAGACATTCCATGACTAAAATGGTAGTATTATCatatccatctacaaagaaatgaaaaataagctCATACATTGTTGGATCACAATAGGGATTAAGAACTCACAACAAAGGCAAGGCGTTCACCAACACATCGGGCTTCTTCCTCTGCAAATAGAGGTTCAATCCCAAACATAGTCTTAGATCCAATGTTTTCCCCGCCATTGGGAATGTCTTTACTTGAAATGATATCCCTTACACTATCCAGTTGCAACTCAGGCGTGAGTTTTATACTCCTTACCCTTGCTAAAGGTTTAGCACTATAAATGTATGCTCCATGTAAGCAATTTGATGGTGATGGAATGTCATCCACGAACACAGCCTCACCTATATTTGATTATTCACAAGTATGTACTTGTTACggaacataaatttaaataactaaacaTGAAAGGCATAATTCACAGGCATCAAACAGCATAAAACAAGACACATACAAACTAGTTTGTGACTATGAAAGTGAACTTTTGATCATAGTTAAAAGGAAACCAGAAACTTCAAGATGCAAAAATATGGATGCCGAAATTCATCAGAATCAAAAGCATTTGGAGGAAGTTTTTATGACCTGGAAATTGGACCTTTTAGCATTGTTATCTCCACAATAGTTATAAGGTAACTGGAGACTATAAGAGGCAAATATGGATACCCAATTCATCAGAACCAAGACCATGGAGAAcggttatttttttaacttactGATTTTGAGAGTCTTATCCATTTATAGGACCAAAAGAGGCTCAGATGTATACAAATTAACCATCATAAGCAGAGAGGCTGTTTCCAAGACATAAAATTTCATCACCAGGGTCACAAGCTTATAATCTTATGATAGCACTAAGGACCATTTTATAGGAAAtgaaatttaatacaaaaagGCACCAACTTTGTTGGGTAAATGTTCTAGTTTACTGCCCTGAAACGTTGATAGAAATGCAAAGAAAAGACAGCAGTGTGTGAATCAACTTAAAACTTAATGATAGAAAACACACCTGAAGCTTGTAGTTCAGCTCCAGATTTTACGATTGGCTCACCAACAGGACGATGCTCACAACCTGCTTCAAGGACTTGTTTACCAGATGTAAGTAAAGTTGGAACTTTGTCATGAAGTACCTTCTTCTGACtgacttttaattcaaaatcaCGAGCAAaaggattattattatttccatTCAAATAACCATTACTTATTCTTTCAGG from Vigna unguiculata cultivar IT97K-499-35 chromosome 8, ASM411807v1, whole genome shotgun sequence encodes:
- the LOC114194658 gene encoding abscisic-aldehyde oxidase-like — translated: MEPQKTPTSLVFGVNGERFELSHVHPSTTLLQFLRTHTRFKSVKLGCGEGGCGACVVLISRYDPVLEQVEDFTASSCLTLLCSIHGCSITTSEGIGNSKEGFHPIHERFAGFHATQCGFCTPGMCVSLFGTLVNAEKTDRAEPPDGFSKVTVSEAEKAIAGNLCRCTGYRPIADVCKSFAADVDMEDLGFNSFWRKGENKDLKVSRLPRYDRNQLSSRFPTFLKEIKHDVFLASEKHSWHRPISLTELQSSLNLNNSNGTRMKIVVSNTGMGYYRDKEDYDYYIDLRGISELSMIRKDRTGIEIGAAVTISKAIDALRENIRCDFLSDYVMILEKIADHMSKVASGFIRNTASVGGNLVMAQRNNFPSDITVILLAADAMVHIMTGTQFEWLTLEEFLERPPLALESVLLSIKIPSLELNQSESSEPRSRFLFETYRVSPRPLGNALPYLNAAFLVKVSPCKDSGGTVIDTCRLSFGVYGRKHAIRGNKVEEFLAGKILSASVLYDAVNLITATIASQDDNAITAYRSSLAAGFIFQFFNPLIDNPERISNGYLNGNNNNPFARDFELKVSQKKVLHDKVPTLLTSGKQVLEAGCEHRPVGEPIVKSGAELQASGEAVFVDDIPSPSNCLHGAYIYSAKPLARVRSIKLTPELQLDSVRDIISSKDIPNGGENIGSKTMFGIEPLFAEEEARCVGERLAFVVADTQKVADMAANSAVVDYDTENLELPILSVEDAVERSSFFEVPPIVSPKHVGDISKGMAEADHKIVSAEMKLGSQYYFYMEPQTALAVPDEDNCITVYSSNQCPENTHSVIARCLGIPESNVRVITRRVGGGFGGKSIKAIPVATSCALAAHKLQRPVRIYLNRKTDMIMAGGRHPMKITYSVGFRNDGKITALELQILVNAGIYVDISAVIPHNVVCALKKYDWGTLACDIKVCRTNHPSRSAMRGPGEVQGSFIAEAIIENVAATLSKDVDSVRSINLHTYNSLQSFYEYSHGEPNDYTLPIIWNELAVSANYDQRTKMVEEFNRINTWKKRGICRVPVVIQLMQRPTPGKVSIFSDGSIVVEVGGIEVGQGLWTKVKQMAAYALGAIQCDGIGGLLDKIRVIQADTVSLIQGGFTAGSTTSESSCEAVRLCCDILVERLKPLKENLQKEMGSINWETLILQAYMQAVNLSASAFYVPSMSSMSYLNYGAAISEVEIDILSGETRFLQTDIIYDCGQSLNPAVDLGQIEGAFVQGLGYFMLEEYQTNLDGLVLQDGTWNYKIPTVDTIPLQFNVQILNSGHNQHRVLSSKASGEPPLLLAASIHCATRAAVKEARKQLLSWSNQDGEDSTFQLEVPATMPVVKALCGLDNVERYLKWKMGRT